A single Triticum dicoccoides isolate Atlit2015 ecotype Zavitan chromosome 2A, WEW_v2.0, whole genome shotgun sequence DNA region contains:
- the LOC119355950 gene encoding uncharacterized protein LOC119355950 isoform X1: MPTWSKKKNTEMVLVNAEKKGSEMALVEAEKKGYEMALVDAEKDLMVAVKNSEETLVVGEKNSKKALVEPDWDQLLQDLMARLSFAPKKDPVVADEELSMRDLELTVEELDLLQQAAIDLASLKTKEAGEFASAAACFKSTKESSSIHEPEPTKEPISTGDLDYILSKLLWPMEVLLKSALSGFGYLSLSLGFSVSISYRRWS; this comes from the exons ATGCCGACGTGGTCCAAGAAGAAGAACACTGAGATGGTGCTCGTCAACGCGGAGAAGAAGGGCTCCGAGATGGCGCTCGTGGAGGCCGAGAAGAAGGGCTACGAGATGGCGCTCGTCGACGCCGAGAAGGATCTCATGGTGGCCGTAAAGAACTCCGAGGAGACACTCGTGGTGGGCGAGAAGAACTCCAAGAAGGCGCTCGTGGAGCCCGATTGGGATCAGCTCCTCCAAGATCTCATGGCGAGGCTCTCTTTCGCGCCCAAGAAGGATCCCGTGGTTGCAGATGAGGAGCTGTCCATGAGGGACCTTGAGCTGACCGTGGAGGAGCTCGACCTGCTCCAGCAAGCAGCGATCGACCTTGCTTCTCTCAAGACCAAAGAGGCGGGGGAGTTCGCCTCTGCGGCTGCGTGCTTTAAGTCCACCAAGGAGTCATCTTCCATCCACGAGCCTGAGCCCACCAAGGAGCCGATTTCCACCGGCGATCTTGA TTATATTCTGTCCAAGCTGCTTTGGCCAATGGAGGTGTTACTCAAGTCCGCATTGTCCGGATTtggctatctctctctctctctcggtttcTCTGTCTCAATCTCATACAGGAGGTGGAGCTAG
- the LOC119355950 gene encoding uncharacterized protein LOC119355950 isoform X2, protein MPTWSKKKNTEMVLVNAEKKGSEMALVEAEKKGYEMALVDAEKDLMVAVKNSEETLVVGEKNSKKALVEPDWDQLLQDLMARLSFAPKKDPVVADEELSMRDLELTVEELDLLQQAAIDLASLKTKEAGEFASAAACFKSTKESSSIHEPEPTKEPISTGDLESWGTGDWSQACQGTTLDPLCR, encoded by the exons ATGCCGACGTGGTCCAAGAAGAAGAACACTGAGATGGTGCTCGTCAACGCGGAGAAGAAGGGCTCCGAGATGGCGCTCGTGGAGGCCGAGAAGAAGGGCTACGAGATGGCGCTCGTCGACGCCGAGAAGGATCTCATGGTGGCCGTAAAGAACTCCGAGGAGACACTCGTGGTGGGCGAGAAGAACTCCAAGAAGGCGCTCGTGGAGCCCGATTGGGATCAGCTCCTCCAAGATCTCATGGCGAGGCTCTCTTTCGCGCCCAAGAAGGATCCCGTGGTTGCAGATGAGGAGCTGTCCATGAGGGACCTTGAGCTGACCGTGGAGGAGCTCGACCTGCTCCAGCAAGCAGCGATCGACCTTGCTTCTCTCAAGACCAAAGAGGCGGGGGAGTTCGCCTCTGCGGCTGCGTGCTTTAAGTCCACCAAGGAGTCATCTTCCATCCACGAGCCTGAGCCCACCAAGGAGCCGATTTCCACCGGCGATCTTGA ATCATGGGGCACAGGGGATTGGAGTCAGGCCTGCCAGGGAACAACTCTAGATCCTCTTTGTCGTTGA